The following coding sequences lie in one Mercenaria mercenaria strain notata chromosome 5, MADL_Memer_1, whole genome shotgun sequence genomic window:
- the LOC123558753 gene encoding uncharacterized protein LOC123558753, with protein sequence MSTVTASEVSIRQSKPEDVKLLMEFAEDFEWDLSMYDHLSYIKIDPNYLIVAADRNDEPVGFCGVSQNAPNTIYFGNFIVRKDLRKKGIGRLLWTAMLEKAGDQNIVLDGGPDMADWYIAHGFPFQAYKVQFCVVKVTSDMKQSIQSSYDTVTLTENMWPALMEYDRQVYPTFDRTRILRAWFSGELVRVAVAMKAGKIVGYGSIHRKPNNEYGLRNVFGDNEDVIEALLYNMLSGLPIGTVVHFMILEDKPLPKYIHHSVPVEETAIRMFNKVKIETNTDKIWLATAHIV encoded by the exons ATGTCAACGGTGACTGCTAGCGAGGTATCTATCCGACAAAGTAAACCAGAAGATGTGAAGCTTTTGATGGAGTTTGCTGAAGATTTTGAGTGGGATCTATCTATGTATGACCATTTGTCATACATTAAAATTGACCCAAATTATCTGATTGTTGCTGCAGATAGAAATGACGAGCCAGTAG GCTTTTGTGGTGTAAGTCAGAATGCTCCGAATACTATTTACTTTGGTAACTTCATTGTGCGGAAAGATCTCCGCAAAAAAGGGATTGGACGGTTGCTATGGACGGCCATGTTAGAGAAGGCCGGCGATCAGAATATCGTTCTGGATGGCGGCCCAGACATGGCAGACTGGTACATAGCACATGGATTTCCCTTCCAGGCTTATAAAGTCCAATTTTGCGTGGTAAAAGTTACAAGCGACATGAAACAAAGTATTCAGTCGTCATATGATACTGTGACACTTACTGAAAACATGTGGCCCGCTTTAATGGAATATGATAGGCAAGTGTATCCAACCTTTGACCGAACGAGGATTTTACGTGCCTGGTTTTCGGGAGAACTTGTTCGCGTTGCTGTTGCTATGAAAGCTGGGAAAATTGTAGGATATGGTAGCATTCATAGGAAACCGAACAATGAATATGGACTTCGAAATGTCTTTGGCGACAACGAAGATGTCATTGAAGCTCTTTTGTACAATATGCTTTCAGGATTACCAATAGGAACCGTTGTTCATTTCATGATATTAGAAGACAAGCCTTTACCGAAATACATTCATCATAGCGTGCCGGTTGAGGAAACTGCTATTCGAATGTTTAACAAGGTCAAAATTGAAACCAACACTGATAAGATATGGCTGGCAACTGCACATATAGTTTAG